Proteins encoded together in one Hemiscyllium ocellatum isolate sHemOce1 chromosome 9, sHemOce1.pat.X.cur, whole genome shotgun sequence window:
- the rwdd3 gene encoding RWD domain-containing protein 3, translating into MAAQEEVAALGAIYSDDFQLLSESESEGITFQIHTICEHHAKKIQLKVTFHLSPEYPVCLPDISICSDQLNRKQCCDLKLSLMQYAGSLLGQPMVYELMMWLQQNFKEDADRVLVDQTSEGDSSQQLCSADGSVWMALLHLDHMRAKAKYIKSIEKWISDLRLTGRLMFLGKLILILLQGERKAIKDYLVLQKTSKVDVDSSGRKCKEKMLSVLCEVKLQAGQLRLTSFAVKEFTSGAELHQEFEALGLSGLYDKFVRFSKIPAT; encoded by the exons ATGGCTGCACAGGAGGAAGTGGCTGCTCTGGGAGCCATTTATAGCGACGATTTCCAGCTGTTGTCTGAATCag AATCCGAGGGGATTACTTTCCAAATCCATACCATCTGTGAACACCATGCAAAGAAAATCCAGTTAAAAGTCACTTTTCATTTATCCCCTGAGTATCCTGTGTGCCTTCCAGACATCTCCATCTGCTCAGATCAGCTCAACCGCAAGCAGTGTTGTGATTTGAAGCTAAGTTTGATGCAATATGCAGGCTCTCTTCTTGGCCAGCCTATGGTTTATGAGTTGATGATGTGGCTCCAGCAGAACTTTAAGGAAGATGCTGACCGTGTCTTAGTGGACCAGACCAGTGAAGGTGATAGTTCACAGCAGCTTTGCAGTGCAGATGGTAGCGTGTGGATGGCACTTTTGCACTTAGATCACATGAGAGCCAAAGCAAAGTACATAAAGAGCATAGAGAAGTGGATTTCTGACCTCAGACTCACTGGAAGACTGATGTTCCTGGGAAAACTCATATTAATTCTTCTGCAGGGAGAGAGGAAAGCTATCAAG GACTATCTAGTGCTCCAGAAAACCTCCAAGGTGGATGTGGACTCCAGTGGAAGGAAATGCAAAGAAAAGATGCTAAGTGTTCTGTGTGAAGTAAAGCTTCAAGCAGGGCAGCTCAG GCTTACAAGCTTTGCTGTGAAAGAGTTTACATCAGGGGCTGAGTTGCATCAAGAATTTGAAGCGCTGGGCTTGTCAGGCTTGTATGACAAGTTTGTAAGATTTTCAAAGATTCCTGCAACCTGA